A genomic region of Caulobacter sp. NIBR2454 contains the following coding sequences:
- a CDS encoding TlpA family protein disulfide reductase, protein MSEVQAEKPRPDLLKWAIRGVALIGVAAVLYVIGASAFKSPAGEDGLADLSDLRRASLAKLDVPAEPRAMPTVGFTDADGKALTLADFKGEVVVLNLWATWCAPCKKEMPTLAGLQAAYATQPVKVLAVSVDRDDDLNIAKADIAAVPPLKLYRDPGYKLAFGLTPRAEGFPTTLIFDKQGRERARLAGEADWNSPEARELVERLIREKS, encoded by the coding sequence ATGAGCGAAGTCCAGGCGGAGAAACCCAGGCCCGACCTTTTGAAGTGGGCCATCCGGGGCGTCGCCCTGATCGGCGTCGCGGCGGTTCTATACGTCATAGGCGCCTCCGCATTCAAATCCCCAGCGGGCGAAGATGGCTTGGCGGACCTGTCCGACCTGCGCCGGGCGAGCCTGGCCAAGCTGGATGTGCCCGCCGAACCGCGCGCCATGCCGACCGTCGGCTTCACCGACGCGGACGGTAAAGCCCTGACCCTAGCCGACTTCAAGGGCGAGGTGGTCGTGCTGAACCTGTGGGCGACCTGGTGCGCGCCCTGCAAGAAGGAGATGCCGACCCTCGCCGGGTTGCAGGCGGCCTACGCCACCCAGCCGGTGAAGGTGCTGGCTGTCAGCGTTGATCGCGACGACGACCTCAATATCGCCAAGGCCGACATCGCCGCCGTGCCGCCGCTGAAACTCTATCGCGACCCGGGATACAAGCTCGCCTTCGGCCTGACGCCGCGCGCCGAGGGCTTCCCCACCACCTTGATCTTCGACAAGCAGGGACGTGAACGCGCCCGCCTGGCGGGTGAGGCGGACTGGAACAGCCCGGAGGCCCGTGAACTGGTGGAGCGCCTGATCCGCGAGAAAAGCTGA
- a CDS encoding cold-shock protein translates to MATGTVKWFNTTKGFGFIQPEDGGKDVFVHISAVERAGLRSLNDGQRVSYEEKEERGKIAAVDLKAL, encoded by the coding sequence ATGGCCACCGGTACGGTCAAGTGGTTCAACACCACCAAGGGCTTCGGCTTCATCCAACCTGAAGATGGCGGCAAGGACGTTTTCGTCCACATCAGCGCTGTCGAACGTGCAGGTCTGCGCTCTCTGAACGACGGTCAGCGCGTCAGCTACGAAGAAAAGGAAGAGCGCGGCAAGATCGCCGCCGTGGATCTGAAGGCCCTCTAA
- a CDS encoding GNAT family N-acetyltransferase: MRSPRLSVDPKLLEPIADRAWPAAEQFRMGGWRLNASVGFSQRINACWPLGRPSVAAPRAIEAVERWYAARGLPPRFKLTDRAVAPRTLAQQLEKRGYRPANRTLVMVGPCRGEADTGVLLEGAPDPAFEAVFTATAGGNLADARERLDALRRIGPPALFARIEGEAGPEAIGASAVEGAWAGVFAMRTAPDHRRKGLARRVLSTLLHAAGGEGATRAYLQVEANNAPAIAMYEAAGFSTAYTYAYWTTGA, encoded by the coding sequence TTGCGGAGCCCGCGCCTGAGCGTCGATCCAAAGCTTCTCGAACCTATCGCCGACCGCGCCTGGCCCGCGGCCGAGCAATTTCGCATGGGCGGCTGGCGGTTGAACGCCTCCGTCGGCTTCTCCCAGCGGATCAACGCCTGCTGGCCTCTCGGCCGCCCTAGCGTCGCCGCGCCCAGGGCTATCGAAGCCGTGGAGCGTTGGTACGCCGCACGGGGCCTGCCACCGCGATTCAAGCTGACGGACCGCGCTGTCGCCCCACGGACCCTGGCGCAGCAATTGGAGAAGCGGGGCTATCGGCCCGCGAACCGCACGCTGGTCATGGTCGGCCCTTGCCGGGGCGAGGCGGACACCGGCGTTTTACTGGAAGGCGCTCCGGACCCTGCGTTCGAGGCGGTGTTCACCGCCACGGCCGGCGGCAACCTGGCGGACGCTCGGGAGCGGCTGGACGCCCTGCGCCGCATCGGCCCGCCCGCCCTGTTCGCCCGGATCGAAGGCGAGGCTGGCCCCGAAGCCATTGGCGCCTCCGCCGTCGAGGGCGCGTGGGCGGGCGTTTTCGCCATGCGAACTGCGCCCGATCATCGCCGCAAGGGGCTGGCGCGGCGCGTGCTGTCGACCCTGCTACACGCCGCCGGCGGCGAGGGTGCGACGCGCGCCTATCTGCAGGTCGAGGCGAACAACGCGCCCGCCATCGCCATGTACGAGGCGGCCGGGTTCTCCACCGCCTATACCTACGCTTACTGGACCACCGGGGCCTGA
- a CDS encoding DMT family transporter gives MTPAPRWTAYAALLFGACAISLTPIFVRLSDAGPAAIGFWRLGLSVPVLAIIAIANRDAASLTRPTLPGVLGGLFLCGDLALWHYSLGFTSVTNATVLGNLAPIYVTIIGWMLFRERPQALFLVGLAGAITGAVVMAMGGGMVSTPGPNPLLGDVLATLGAAWYAGYLLATRAGRARSTASAIMFWSSLSGAAALLVVAMALRESLLPATTNGGWALVGLAATHVIGQGAIAWSLGRLPTAVAAVTVLIQPAFSGAIAWGLFGERLTAQQILGGTVVLASVVLAQWASARRPQAPVVQ, from the coding sequence ATGACCCCCGCTCCGCGCTGGACCGCCTACGCCGCCCTGCTGTTCGGGGCCTGCGCCATCAGCCTGACCCCGATCTTCGTGCGGCTGTCCGACGCCGGGCCGGCGGCGATCGGCTTCTGGCGGCTGGGGTTGAGCGTGCCGGTGCTGGCGATCATCGCCATCGCCAACCGGGATGCCGCCTCGCTGACAAGACCTACCCTGCCTGGCGTTCTGGGTGGTCTGTTCCTCTGCGGAGACTTGGCGCTCTGGCACTACTCGCTGGGCTTCACGTCAGTGACCAACGCTACGGTGCTGGGCAATCTGGCGCCCATCTATGTGACGATCATCGGCTGGATGCTGTTTCGCGAGAGGCCGCAGGCCCTGTTCCTCGTCGGCTTGGCCGGAGCCATCACAGGCGCGGTCGTCATGGCCATGGGCGGCGGCATGGTCAGCACGCCCGGCCCCAATCCCCTGTTGGGCGACGTTCTCGCCACCCTCGGCGCGGCCTGGTACGCCGGCTATCTTCTGGCCACCCGAGCCGGGCGCGCCAGGAGCACGGCCTCGGCGATCATGTTCTGGTCCAGCCTGTCGGGCGCTGCCGCGCTTCTCGTGGTGGCGATGGCTCTGCGCGAATCGCTCCTTCCCGCGACCACTAACGGCGGATGGGCTCTGGTCGGCTTGGCGGCGACACACGTGATCGGTCAGGGAGCCATCGCCTGGTCGCTAGGCCGCCTGCCGACGGCGGTGGCCGCGGTCACGGTGCTGATCCAGCCGGCCTTTTCCGGCGCGATCGCCTGGGGGCTGTTCGGCGAGCGCCTTACCGCGCAGCAGATTCTGGGCGGCACGGTCGTCCTGGCCAGCGTCGTTCTTGCCCAATGGGCCAGCGCCCGACGTCCTCAGGCCCCGGTGGTCCAGTAA
- the gluQRS gene encoding tRNA glutamyl-Q(34) synthetase GluQRS, translated as MSGFVTRFAPSPTGRLHRGHAFSALTAYRAARQADGRFLLRIEDIDRVRCRPEFETAVFEDLAWLGMTWERPARRQSGHMDDYQSALEVLRAKGLLYRCFRTRKEIAEAAASAPHGAAEGFRGSPLSPSKERALLDAGKPFAWRLSLDAAAELLSGFDGLTFIEEGGGPDGETGLIPADPMSAGDVVLARKDVGVAYHLAVVVDDALQGISHVIRGEDLFQATHIQRMLQALLDLPAPVYRHHRLLIGPDGKRYAKRDLAETLADLRDRGVTAHDLKLELGFA; from the coding sequence GTGAGCGGCTTCGTCACCCGGTTCGCGCCCTCTCCCACCGGGCGGCTGCATCGCGGCCACGCGTTTTCGGCGCTGACGGCCTATCGGGCCGCGCGGCAGGCCGATGGCCGGTTCCTGCTGCGTATCGAGGACATCGACCGCGTCCGCTGCCGGCCGGAATTCGAGACGGCCGTGTTCGAGGATCTGGCGTGGCTTGGCATGACCTGGGAACGGCCGGCCCGGCGACAGTCCGGTCACATGGACGACTACCAGTCGGCCCTGGAGGTTCTTCGCGCCAAGGGTCTGCTCTATCGCTGCTTTCGCACGCGCAAGGAAATCGCCGAGGCCGCCGCCAGCGCCCCGCACGGCGCGGCTGAAGGTTTCCGTGGTTCACCGCTCTCCCCGTCGAAGGAACGCGCGCTGCTGGACGCCGGCAAGCCCTTCGCTTGGCGCCTTTCGCTGGACGCGGCCGCGGAGTTGCTGAGCGGTTTCGACGGTCTGACCTTTATCGAGGAAGGCGGCGGGCCCGACGGGGAGACCGGGTTGATTCCCGCTGACCCCATGTCGGCCGGCGACGTGGTCCTGGCCCGCAAGGACGTGGGCGTGGCCTATCATCTTGCCGTCGTGGTCGACGACGCCCTGCAGGGGATCAGTCACGTCATCCGCGGTGAAGATCTGTTCCAGGCGACGCACATTCAGCGCATGCTGCAAGCGCTGCTCGACCTACCGGCGCCGGTCTATCGCCACCACCGGCTGCTGATCGGCCCGGATGGCAAGCGCTACGCCAAACGGGATCTGGCTGAAACCTTGGCCGATCTGCGGGATCGGGGCGTTACGGCCCACGACCTCAAGCTCGAACTGGGTTTTGCTTGA
- a CDS encoding TetR/AcrR family transcriptional regulator, producing the protein MNKPAPVETRPYHHGDLRRALIEAARRILETDGPAALSLRGVAREAGVSPAAPYHHFKDKGELLDAVAHEGFEALAVVLQDAKSKAASVKDAMASIGVAYVTFSRDNPALYRVMSDCSRDKDAMPDHLHTDEGSAYCTVRNTLVEAGLDGATPLDLELATIAAWCAAHGLAEMSGFRQFESLKKELGGEEAFLRGVLEHLGMFAKVMKG; encoded by the coding sequence ATGAACAAGCCCGCCCCCGTCGAGACTCGCCCCTATCACCATGGGGATCTGCGCCGCGCCCTGATCGAGGCCGCGCGTCGAATTCTCGAGACCGACGGTCCCGCGGCCCTGTCGCTGCGCGGCGTGGCGCGGGAGGCCGGGGTCAGCCCGGCCGCGCCGTATCACCACTTCAAGGACAAGGGCGAGTTGCTCGACGCGGTGGCGCACGAGGGTTTCGAAGCCCTGGCGGTCGTCCTTCAGGACGCCAAGAGCAAGGCCGCCAGCGTCAAGGACGCCATGGCCTCCATCGGCGTGGCCTATGTGACCTTCTCGCGGGACAACCCCGCCCTCTATCGCGTGATGTCCGACTGCTCGCGCGACAAGGACGCCATGCCCGATCACCTGCATACCGACGAAGGCAGCGCCTATTGCACGGTGCGCAACACCCTGGTCGAGGCGGGCCTGGACGGCGCTACGCCGCTGGACCTGGAGCTGGCGACGATCGCCGCATGGTGCGCGGCCCACGGCCTGGCCGAGATGAGCGGCTTTCGCCAGTTCGAGTCCCTGAAGAAGGAGCTCGGCGGTGAGGAGGCCTTCCTGCGCGGCGTGCTGGAGCATCTGGGCATGTTCGCCAAGGTGATGAAGGGCTAG
- a CDS encoding HNH endonuclease: protein MMQVLSRPPSGAPALVLNADFRPLSYYPLSLWSWQEVIKAVFLDRVDVVSTYDHVIHSPSFEMKLPSVVALKQYVTQDRPPAFTRFNLFLRDSFSCQYCASPDDLTFDHVIPRSRGGRTTWENIVTACAPCNLSKGGRTPREAGMQPHHAPRRPNMHELQDRGRRFPPNHLHESWLDYLYWDIELEA from the coding sequence CTGATGCAGGTGCTTTCCAGGCCTCCGTCAGGCGCGCCCGCCCTTGTGCTGAACGCGGACTTCAGGCCGCTCAGCTACTACCCCCTGTCGCTCTGGTCCTGGCAGGAGGTGATCAAGGCTGTGTTCCTTGATCGGGTCGATGTTGTTTCGACCTACGACCACGTCATCCACTCGCCGTCCTTCGAGATGAAGCTGCCTAGCGTCGTGGCGCTGAAGCAGTATGTGACTCAGGACCGGCCACCGGCCTTCACCCGCTTCAACCTGTTCCTGCGCGACAGCTTCTCCTGCCAGTATTGCGCTTCGCCGGACGACCTGACCTTCGACCATGTCATTCCGCGCTCGCGCGGGGGCCGCACGACCTGGGAGAACATCGTCACCGCCTGCGCGCCCTGCAATCTCAGCAAAGGTGGGCGCACGCCACGAGAGGCGGGCATGCAGCCGCACCACGCGCCGCGCCGCCCAAACATGCATGAACTACAGGACCGGGGACGCCGCTTCCCGCCCAACCACCTGCATGAGAGCTGGCTCGACTACCTTTACTGGGACATCGAGCTGGAGGCTTAG
- a CDS encoding TraB/GumN family protein, which produces MQELEIVARPPGPALWRVRRGESEVVILGGLTPLPHSLQWSSPRLDRALAGAKLVLLPPKASASPLEGARLLLRYPSLKGKNLRAGLPPELRARLERTAVSIGRDPKTYDGWKPGVAGFMMLEDFREQGGLSSAKPGSTLARRAKAARVTAKPIEDFKASSLLKAAANLPPKTHIACLTAALDEIDHEAANAPAAARAWANGDLATVRSRAAPALLDACLQQVPTYGALLERGTAEAVSDIEKALTKPGRTIAVIDLQYLLRRDGVLDRLKARGAVIDLPPE; this is translated from the coding sequence GTGCAGGAGCTGGAGATCGTGGCGCGCCCACCCGGTCCCGCTTTGTGGCGGGTGCGGCGCGGGGAATCCGAAGTCGTCATCCTGGGCGGGCTGACGCCCCTTCCGCACAGCCTGCAGTGGTCGTCGCCCCGCCTGGATCGAGCGCTCGCCGGCGCCAAGCTCGTCCTGCTTCCGCCCAAGGCCAGCGCGTCGCCACTGGAAGGCGCGCGCCTGTTGCTGCGCTATCCCTCGCTGAAGGGAAAAAACCTGCGCGCCGGTCTGCCGCCCGAGCTGCGGGCGCGGCTGGAGCGCACGGCCGTCTCCATCGGCCGCGATCCGAAGACGTACGACGGCTGGAAGCCAGGCGTGGCCGGCTTCATGATGCTGGAGGATTTCCGCGAGCAGGGCGGGCTGTCGTCCGCCAAGCCCGGCAGCACCCTGGCCCGACGCGCCAAAGCGGCCCGTGTGACCGCCAAGCCGATCGAGGACTTCAAGGCCTCCTCGCTGCTCAAGGCGGCGGCCAACCTGCCGCCCAAGACCCACATCGCCTGCCTGACCGCCGCCCTGGACGAGATCGACCACGAGGCTGCCAACGCACCCGCCGCGGCGCGGGCATGGGCGAATGGCGACTTGGCGACGGTCCGGTCTCGCGCTGCTCCAGCCCTGCTGGACGCCTGTCTGCAGCAAGTCCCGACCTACGGCGCGCTTTTGGAGCGCGGCACGGCCGAAGCGGTGTCGGATATCGAAAAGGCGCTGACCAAGCCCGGTCGCACCATCGCGGTGATCGACCTGCAGTATCTGCTGCGCCGCGACGGGGTGCTGGATCGCCTGAAGGCGCGCGGCGCGGTCATCGACCTGCCGCCGGAATAG
- a CDS encoding demethoxyubiquinone hydroxylase family protein, producing the protein MERPVPPRPGMGATRTRLAEILRVDHAGELAAVQIYRGQQAVLKGAKGRGRIAGQLSEMEQHEAEHLARFDELLTQHQVRPTLLTPFWRAAAFALGAGTALMGDKAAHACTEAVETVIEGHYAAQIAELKDRDPELAAELTEFRDDELAHRDHAIGEGAHEAPGYPLLSAVIKAGCKAAIKVAEKI; encoded by the coding sequence ATCGAGCGCCCTGTCCCTCCCCGCCCCGGCATGGGCGCCACGCGTACGCGGCTGGCGGAAATCCTGCGCGTCGATCACGCGGGCGAACTGGCGGCGGTACAGATCTATCGCGGCCAGCAGGCCGTGCTGAAGGGCGCCAAGGGGCGCGGCCGCATCGCCGGCCAGCTTTCGGAAATGGAGCAGCACGAAGCCGAGCATCTGGCCCGCTTCGACGAGCTTCTGACCCAGCATCAGGTCCGGCCTACCCTTTTGACGCCGTTCTGGCGGGCGGCGGCCTTCGCCCTGGGCGCGGGCACAGCGCTGATGGGGGACAAGGCGGCCCATGCCTGCACCGAGGCGGTGGAGACGGTGATCGAGGGTCACTACGCCGCTCAGATCGCCGAGTTGAAGGATCGCGACCCGGAACTGGCCGCCGAACTGACCGAGTTTCGCGACGACGAACTGGCCCACCGGGACCACGCCATCGGGGAAGGCGCCCACGAAGCGCCGGGCTATCCCCTACTGTCAGCGGTGATCAAGGCGGGCTGCAAGGCGGCCATCAAGGTCGCCGAAAAGATCTGA
- a CDS encoding disulfide bond formation protein B has translation MLKRMIRSCLGNWPLVAFLASAAMLATAHAFERFGGYAPCYLCLKQREVFWVAMAVSLAAMILVRVRSGPRIGAAFNLLLAAIFLFGAGLAAYHAGAEWKWWPGPNVCGGGTGSLQASDLTALMDGTAKIRPPACDTAAWVFLGLSMAGWNVLISLKLAGWSLVAALKGRK, from the coding sequence ATGCTGAAGCGTATGATCAGGTCCTGCCTCGGCAACTGGCCTCTGGTCGCCTTCCTGGCGTCGGCGGCGATGCTGGCCACGGCGCACGCGTTCGAGCGGTTCGGCGGCTACGCGCCCTGCTACCTGTGCCTCAAACAGCGCGAGGTCTTCTGGGTGGCGATGGCCGTATCGCTCGCGGCGATGATTTTGGTCCGTGTGCGGTCCGGACCGCGCATCGGCGCCGCGTTCAATCTTCTGCTCGCCGCCATCTTCCTGTTCGGCGCCGGTCTGGCTGCGTACCACGCCGGGGCGGAGTGGAAGTGGTGGCCCGGCCCCAACGTCTGTGGCGGCGGAACCGGCTCGCTCCAGGCTAGCGATCTGACAGCGTTGATGGATGGCACGGCCAAGATCAGGCCGCCGGCATGCGACACCGCCGCGTGGGTGTTCCTGGGTCTGTCCATGGCGGGGTGGAATGTGCTCATTTCGCTGAAACTGGCCGGCTGGTCGCTGGTCGCCGCGCTGAAGGGCCGTAAATGA
- a CDS encoding YqaA family protein, whose amino-acid sequence MLRRLYDWVMGLAASRRAPASLFAVSFAESSFFPIPPDVMLAPMVLARPERAWLYAGICTAASVLGGLAGYMIGLLAQDLAMWMLAMTGHASGLGEFQCWYAEWGVWMILIKGLTPVPYKLVTIASGLAAFSLPIFIAASVVTRGARFFMVAAVVKRFGPTMLPIIEKRLGLFAVLLIGLLVLGLVISHFVGGGAPAAC is encoded by the coding sequence ATGCTTCGCCGCCTCTACGACTGGGTCATGGGTCTGGCGGCGTCCCGCCGCGCGCCCGCCAGCCTGTTCGCCGTCTCCTTCGCCGAAAGCTCGTTCTTCCCGATCCCGCCGGATGTGATGCTGGCGCCCATGGTGCTGGCCAGGCCGGAGCGGGCCTGGCTCTACGCCGGCATCTGCACCGCCGCTTCGGTGCTGGGCGGCCTGGCAGGCTACATGATCGGCCTGCTGGCCCAGGACCTGGCCATGTGGATGCTGGCCATGACGGGCCACGCCTCTGGGCTGGGTGAGTTTCAGTGCTGGTACGCCGAATGGGGCGTGTGGATGATCCTGATCAAGGGTCTGACGCCGGTGCCCTACAAGCTCGTGACCATCGCTTCCGGCCTGGCGGCGTTCAGCCTGCCGATCTTTATCGCCGCCTCGGTCGTCACGCGCGGCGCGCGGTTCTTCATGGTAGCCGCCGTGGTCAAGAGATTTGGCCCCACCATGCTGCCGATCATCGAGAAACGCCTAGGCCTGTTCGCCGTGCTGCTGATCGGTCTGCTGGTGCTGGGTCTGGTGATCAGCCACTTCGTGGGCGGTGGAGCGCCCGCCGCATGCTGA
- a CDS encoding isoaspartyl peptidase/L-asparaginase family protein encodes MKRLSFLLGAAAAIALSTAANAAEKPRWALVIHGGAGIIERKDMDAATEAAYRKAMDAAVARGSAVLAKGGTSLDAIEAVITGMEDDPLFNAGRGAVFTADGRNELDAAIMDGSNLKAGAVAGVTRTRHPILLARAVMDKSPHVMMIGQGAETFGQTQGLEQVPPSFFFTQRRWDQLEKELTKRGDPIPAKPAGAVAEAADAPKPDDHRFGTVGVVALDAKGNIAAGTSTGGTTGKRWNRVGDSPIIGAGNYAANDSCAVSGTGTGEYFIRLTVAREICALVQYKGMKLQAAADEVIQKRLTALGGDGGIIAIAPDGQMAWSFNTSGMYRAMAADGVAPVISIFKDER; translated from the coding sequence ATGAAAAGACTCAGCTTTCTGCTCGGCGCCGCAGCCGCCATCGCCCTCTCCACAGCAGCCAACGCCGCCGAAAAGCCCCGCTGGGCCCTGGTCATCCATGGCGGCGCCGGGATCATCGAGCGCAAGGACATGGACGCCGCCACCGAGGCCGCCTACCGCAAGGCGATGGACGCCGCCGTCGCCCGAGGGTCCGCCGTGTTGGCCAAGGGCGGCACGTCGCTGGACGCCATCGAGGCGGTGATCACCGGGATGGAGGACGATCCGCTGTTCAATGCGGGCCGGGGCGCGGTCTTCACCGCCGACGGCCGCAACGAGTTGGACGCCGCGATCATGGATGGCTCCAACCTCAAGGCGGGCGCCGTCGCGGGCGTCACCCGCACCCGCCATCCGATCCTGCTGGCTCGGGCGGTGATGGATAAGTCGCCGCACGTGATGATGATCGGGCAGGGCGCCGAGACCTTCGGCCAGACCCAGGGCCTGGAGCAGGTCCCGCCGTCCTTCTTCTTCACGCAGCGTCGTTGGGACCAGCTTGAGAAGGAACTGACCAAGCGCGGCGATCCCATTCCGGCCAAGCCGGCCGGCGCGGTGGCGGAGGCCGCTGACGCGCCAAAGCCGGACGACCATCGTTTTGGCACTGTCGGTGTGGTCGCCCTGGACGCCAAGGGGAACATCGCGGCCGGTACTTCCACGGGCGGCACGACCGGCAAGCGCTGGAACCGGGTCGGCGACAGCCCGATCATCGGCGCCGGCAACTATGCGGCCAACGACTCCTGCGCGGTGTCGGGCACCGGCACAGGCGAGTACTTCATCCGCCTGACCGTCGCCCGCGAGATCTGCGCCCTGGTCCAGTACAAGGGGATGAAGCTGCAGGCCGCCGCTGACGAGGTGATTCAAAAGCGCCTGACCGCCCTGGGCGGCGATGGCGGGATCATCGCAATCGCTCCCGACGGCCAGATGGCCTGGAGCTTCAATACGTCCGGCATGTACCGCGCCATGGCGGCGGACGGCGTCGCGCCCGTGATCTCGATCTTCAAGGACGAGCGCTGA
- a CDS encoding fumarylacetoacetate hydrolase family protein, translating into MKLASLKSGRDGRLVVVSRDIAWCTTAAAYAPTLQAALDDWDRVGPLLEALSESLEHGSVPRERFHEHDAASPLPRAYQWADGSAYVNHVQLVRQARGAEMPESFWTDPLMYQGGSDGFLGPRDDIPLKDEAWGCDLEGEVAVITGDVPLGATREQALAAIRLVMLVNDVSLRNLIPDELAKGFGFFQSKPASAFSPVAVTPETLGDAWKDGRLHGKLEVELNGKPFGEADAGVDMTFDFGTLVAHAAKTRALAAGTIIGSGTVSNRGADGGPGKPVSEGGLGYSCIAEVRTIETIATGKATTPFLRHGDTVRIEMRDQKRHTIFGAIEQRVAPA; encoded by the coding sequence GTGAAGCTAGCATCCTTGAAATCCGGCCGTGACGGCCGGCTGGTCGTGGTGTCGCGCGACATCGCCTGGTGTACGACGGCGGCCGCCTATGCGCCCACGCTTCAGGCGGCGCTCGACGATTGGGATCGCGTAGGCCCGCTGCTGGAGGCCCTGTCCGAAAGCCTCGAGCATGGCTCGGTGCCTCGTGAGCGTTTTCACGAGCATGACGCCGCCTCGCCCCTGCCGCGCGCCTATCAGTGGGCCGACGGCTCGGCCTATGTGAACCACGTCCAGCTGGTCCGTCAGGCTCGCGGCGCGGAGATGCCGGAAAGCTTCTGGACCGATCCCCTTATGTACCAGGGCGGTTCCGACGGCTTCCTGGGGCCGCGCGACGACATTCCGCTGAAGGACGAGGCCTGGGGCTGCGACCTAGAAGGGGAGGTGGCGGTGATCACCGGCGACGTGCCCCTGGGCGCGACCCGTGAACAGGCGCTTGCGGCGATCCGTCTGGTCATGCTGGTCAATGACGTCTCCCTACGCAACCTGATCCCGGATGAGCTGGCCAAGGGCTTTGGCTTCTTCCAGTCCAAACCCGCCAGCGCCTTCTCGCCCGTCGCGGTCACGCCCGAGACCCTGGGCGATGCGTGGAAGGACGGCCGTCTGCATGGCAAGCTGGAAGTCGAGCTGAACGGCAAGCCGTTCGGGGAGGCGGACGCCGGCGTCGACATGACCTTCGATTTCGGGACCCTCGTGGCGCACGCCGCCAAGACGCGCGCCCTGGCCGCCGGGACCATCATCGGCTCGGGCACGGTCTCTAACCGCGGCGCCGACGGCGGCCCGGGCAAGCCGGTCAGCGAAGGCGGCCTCGGCTATTCCTGCATCGCCGAGGTGCGGACCATCGAGACCATCGCCACCGGCAAGGCGACCACCCCGTTCCTGCGCCATGGCGACACGGTGCGGATCGAGATGCGCGACCAAAAGCGCCACACCATCTTCGGCGCCATCGAACAGCGGGTCGCTCCCGCGTGA
- a CDS encoding MarR family winged helix-turn-helix transcriptional regulator, producing MSKATAGDDEGVGLKLDGYLPFRLSIASNAVSRLIARAYEDRFGLTVPQWRLIAVLAEQPMTQQAIVVRTVMDKVMVSRAAHGLTTRRLVERSAHEADGRSHVLSLSDEGRRLYAEVAPLAQAYEAALLTGLTPKEVAQLKRLLLRLEAAAAKLSGEDRGAP from the coding sequence GTGAGCAAGGCGACAGCCGGCGACGATGAGGGCGTGGGGCTGAAGCTCGACGGCTATCTGCCGTTCCGGCTGTCGATCGCCTCCAACGCCGTCAGCCGCCTGATCGCCCGCGCCTATGAGGACCGTTTCGGCCTCACGGTCCCGCAGTGGCGGCTGATCGCCGTCCTGGCCGAACAACCCATGACCCAGCAGGCCATCGTGGTCCGTACGGTTATGGACAAGGTGATGGTCAGCCGCGCCGCGCACGGCCTGACCACCCGCCGCCTCGTGGAGCGTTCCGCGCACGAGGCCGACGGCCGCTCGCACGTCCTAAGCCTCAGCGACGAGGGGCGGCGGCTCTATGCCGAGGTCGCCCCTCTGGCGCAGGCGTATGAGGCGGCCTTGCTTACCGGCCTGACGCCCAAGGAGGTGGCGCAGCTCAAGCGTCTGCTGCTTCGCCTGGAAGCGGCGGCGGCGAAACTGTCCGGAGAGGATCGCGGGGCGCCCTAG
- a CDS encoding (2Fe-2S) ferredoxin domain-containing protein, which yields MKPRIKQVRADWTDVVLVCRKCSKKLDGGFGQKGDQRLAKALRRELGAGKGDDRKAAAAVIEVDCFDICPKGAVVTVNAASPGAWRVIPRGAAMAEVVESLGLKRASAARAPRDPLRTVSPPPLPGEAADA from the coding sequence ATGAAGCCCAGGATCAAACAGGTTCGCGCCGATTGGACCGACGTGGTCCTGGTCTGCCGCAAGTGCTCCAAGAAGCTGGACGGCGGGTTTGGTCAAAAGGGCGACCAGAGGCTGGCCAAGGCGCTTCGACGCGAACTCGGCGCGGGCAAGGGCGACGATCGCAAGGCCGCCGCGGCGGTCATCGAGGTCGACTGCTTCGACATCTGCCCCAAGGGCGCGGTCGTGACGGTCAATGCGGCCAGTCCAGGCGCATGGCGAGTGATCCCGCGGGGCGCGGCCATGGCCGAGGTGGTCGAGAGCCTGGGCCTGAAGCGCGCATCCGCCGCTAGGGCGCCCCGCGATCCTCTCCGGACAGTTTCGCCGCCGCCGCTTCCAGGCGAAGCAGCAGACGCTTGA